The following proteins are encoded in a genomic region of Colletotrichum higginsianum IMI 349063 chromosome 9, whole genome shotgun sequence:
- a CDS encoding MFS transporter encodes MEDPRMTPDPSEPVRNAEKHCTTSFGGEDVAVTPSQGENMRPKHFDGTTRLIAEGEVILIPTPSEDPRDIVDPLNLPIWHKQLIVGIIVLYAISGLCLLTALSALIVYMMPDYQREGITPDQISNLFTVPNLLLGIGNLVSMPIALAVGRRPVMLASTVLLFMSAVLCATNRNYYWHLGGRMVAAFAAAQCQALALLVIQDIYFLHQRARAFQIYSSAEVLINSSLVIASSYMSDALGWRSWYWMFAGLSGAAMILTFLFVPETGYDRPIEAFMGTHPSDIGNLLPAHLNCVLTSVDIRGQSPGPEYTKIGEGLTADSGRYKERTFGSNLQIFVHKPSWSRCWLCLKQIGQVFLFPHVLWVAINNGLFQGIDVSIQMTYAEVLVKPPYNWANTSVSLIQLGQVFVAILCVPLIGWLSDYIIRCSARRNHGVHEPEQRLVAWVIPMTTALILTVLYGYVLENPEKFHWMAIVCIVDGYLIVLLGANTVGMTYLIDSHPSFAGAILVALPVTRGLVGFGISKHTTQYIANIGSVMTFGIYAAVSATFCLLGIALYFTGKMVRRVCAQMTR; translated from the exons ATGGAGGATCCAAGAATGACGCCGGACCCTTCTGAGCCAGTGAGAAACGCTGAAAAGCATTGCACGACCAGTTTCGGTGGCGAGGACGTGGCTGTTACACCGAGTCAGGGCGAAAATATGCGTCCCAAGCACTTTGACGGGACAACTAGACTAATTGCAGAGGGCGAAGTCATTCTCATTCCTACTCCAAGTGAAGATCCAAGAG ATATCGTAGACCCTCTCAACCTCCCAATATGGCACAAGCAACTCATTGTGGGTATTATCGTTCTAT ACGCGATATCAGGTCTATGTCTCCTGACCGCGCTGTCCGCTCTGATCGTCTACATGATGCCCGACTACCAGCGTGAGGGAATCACACCCGATCAGATTTCAAATCTCTTTACGGTTCCCAATCTTCTTCTCGGCATCGGTAACCTTGTATCGATGCCGATCGCCTTGGCCGTCGGTCGACGCCCTGTTATGTTAGCGTCCACCGTGCTTCTCTTCATGTCGGCCGTTCTCTGTGCCACGAACCGCAACTACTACTGGCACCTGGGAGGCCGAATGGTCGCTGCATTCGCTGCGGCCCAGTGCCAGGCCTTGGCTCTACTCGTTATACAG GATATTTACTTCCTCCACCAACGCGCCCGCGCCTTTCAAATCTATTCATCTGCTGAGGTCCTCATCAACTCTAGTCTTGTCATCGCATCTTCGTACATGTCCGACGCGCTTGGGTGGAGGTCTTGGTACTGGATGTTCGCCGGTCTTTCAGGCGCGGCTATGATTCTGACCTTCCTCTTTGTCCCCGAGACAGGTTACGACCGACCAATCGAGGCGTTCATGGGAACTCACCCCAGTGACATAGGCAACCTTCTACCGGCTCATCTAAATTGCGTTCTGACGTCCGTCGATATCAGAGGACAGTCTCCTGGTCCGGAGTACACAAAGATAGGCGAGGGGCTGACGGCCGATTCGGGTCGCTACAAAGAACGAACCTTCGGGTCCAATTTGCAGATATTTGTGCACAAACCGTCATGGTCACGATGCTGGCTCTGCCTGAAGCAGATCGGACAAGTCTTCCTCTTTCCCCACGTCCTGTGGGTGGCTATCAACAACGGCCTTTTCCAGGGCATCGACGTCTCCATCCAAATGACATACGCAGAAGTTCTGGTAAAGCCGCCATACAACTGGGCCAACACATCCGTCTCCCTCATCCAACTCGGTCAGGTTTTTGTCGCCATCCTATGTGTGCCGCTCATCGGCTGGCTGAGCGACTACATCATCCGCTGCTCCGCCCGGCGCAATCACGGCGTCCACGAGCCTGAGCAGCGGCTCGTCGCTTGGGTTATCCCAATGACAACAGCGCTGATCTTAACGGTTTTGTACGGATACGTTCTCGAGAACCCAGAGAAGTTTCACTGGATGGCTATCGTCTGCATCGTTGACGGGTATCTGATCGTGCTATTGGGTGCCAACACGGTTGGGATGACCTACCTGATCGACAGCCACCCCAGCTTCGCGGGCGCCATTCTCGTTGCACTCCCTGTCACAAGGGGACTCGTTGGATTTGGGATCAGCAAGCACACTACGCAGTACATTGCCAATATCGGGTCCGTCATGACCTTCGGCATATATGCAGCTGTGAGTGCAACATTCTGCTTGCTGGGTATCGCCTTGTACTTCACTGGGAAAATGGTTCGAAGAGTGTGTGCTCAGATGACACGGTAA
- a CDS encoding BZIP transcription factor: MASNAVDHPSPAGSVASSMTPGLNHNKKRSAPHQQLSPPGSGNTDSHTPAGAGAGASPTSQPPDDTNKKRRAGPGSRGVANLTPEQLAKKRANDREAQRAIRERTKNQIEALERRIQELTSQQPYQDLQAVQRAKEAVEAENADLKRRLATFIASIQPLISSSPPAHRESSRLASPSARHPPNRSTAPVESHPVFPSPSGSYSQVHQPNGGGGVCANNVSTPNSAASPASIDPTAGWQATPGSVVPDLSSPNHMFAASKMLNQQRQDLRHGLDLGPEKLGLDFLLDQNAHIGKIQSGVNGAQDSPNYHHVPMKHDWTGVGSVQHSRSPSLSGPTVHTPRSQVDYPSSAPPEPRALASYSAEVKNCGPTCPLDSLLLDFLHERRQRAADGLSTQEIIGPRYPSVLSLLNPANNKYSHPLSKVFTDILATFPDLSALPQRVAVLYIMFLIMRWQISPTQANYDRLPEWARPRPSQLFTEHPAWVDHVPFPAMREKLCRDYNPRDYLFDNFFVPFTTTLSLNWPYEETDTLLQVPDSDEVLINPVFERHLRRLENWTLGQAFNQTFPKLAGTYNLKV; this comes from the exons ATGGCCTCCAATGCCGTCGATCATCCCAGTCCCGCCGGCTCCGTCGCTTCGTCGATGACCCCCGGCCTAAATCACAACAAAAAGCGTAGTGCCCCCCATCAGCAACTCAGCCCGCCAGGCTCCGGCAATACCGACTCCCACACtccggccggcgccggcgccggcgcctcgcCTACTTCTCAGCCACCCGATGACACGAACAAGAAACGTCGCGCCGGTCCCGGCTCCAGGGGCGTTGCCAACCTGACTCCCGAGCAGCTAGCCAAGAAGCGCGCAAACG ACAGGGAAGCCCAGCGAGCCATCCGGGAGCGCACCAAGAATCAGATCGAGGCTCTTGAGCGCCGCATCCAAGAATTGACCTCGCAGCAGCCCTACCAGGACCTGCAAGCCGTCCAGAGGGCCAaagaggccgtcgaggctgaGAATGCCGACTTGAAACGCCGCCTGGCGACCTTCATCGCCTCCATTCAACCGCtgatttcttcttctccgccagcTCATCGTGAGTCGTCACGCCTCGCCAGCCCGTCAGCTCGACACCCTCCTAACCGATCTACAGCCCCAGTAGAATCTCATCCAGTCTTCCCTTCCCCTAGCGGAAGCTACTCGCAGGTCCACCAGCCcaacggcggtggcggcgtctGCGCCAACAACGTATCCACACCCAACAGCGCCGCCTCGCCAGCCTCCATCGATCCCACTGCCGGCTGGCAGGCGACGCCGGGAAGCGTTGTCCCGGACCTGTCCTCGCCCAACCACATGTTCGCCGCGAGCAAGATGCTGAATCAGCAGCGGCAAGATCTTCGTCACGGGCTCGACCTCGGTCCGGAGAAGCTGGGCCTGgacttcctcctcgaccaaAATGCTCACATTGGCAAGATCCAGAGCGGTGTCAACGGCGCCCAGGATTCCCCCAATTATCACCATGTCCCCATGAAGCATGACTGGACAGGCGTTGGCTCCGTTCAACATAGTCGAAGCCCGTCCCTGAGCGGACCAACCGTCCACACCCCACGGTCACAGGTGGACTATCCGTCGTCTGCACCTCCTGAGCCGAGGGCCTTGGCAAGCTACTCGGCAGAAGTCAAAAACTGCGGGCCGACCTGCCCCCTCGAcagccttctcctcgacttCCTCCACGAGCGCCGCCAACGCGCGGCCGACGGTCTCTCGACGCAAGAGATCATCGGTCCGCGGTACCCCTCGGTCCTCTCGCTGCTCAACCCCGCCAACAACAAGTACTCGCACCCGCTGTCCAAGGTCTTTACTGATATCCTTGCCACCTTCCCAGACCTCTCGGCTCTGCCCCAGCGCGTCGCCGTCCTGTACATCATGTTTCTCATCATGCGCTGGCAGATCTCTCCGACCCAGGCCAACTACGACCGCCTCCCTGAGTGGGCCCGCCCCCGGCCCTCCCAGCTATTCACCGAGCACCCGGCCTGGGTAGACCACGTGCCCTTCCCGGCCATGCGCGAGAAGCTCTGCCGGGACTACAACCCGCGCGACTACCTGTTTGACAACTTCTTTGTGCCGTTCACGACGACCCTGAGCCTGAACTGGCCCTATGAGGAGACGGATACTCTGCTGCAGGTGCCGGATTCGGACGAGGTGCTGATCAACCCGGTATTCGAGCGACATCTTCGGAGGCTGGAAAACTGGACGCTCGGCCAGGCCTTTAATCAAACATTCCCAAAGCTCGCGGGCACGTACAACTTGAAGGTGTAA
- a CDS encoding MFS multidrug transporter, translating to MPENERNDGYSPQCLEKEAGQSSGWCPSDDKHLEEVTCFLEPESDDVEANANICPTSKKSQLDGREPFDPILWSSRKKWTHVLVVTFITCVTPLASAVYTPALDQVVGDFNIEDNLTLANLTVSAYVLGFSAGPLLLAPLSETFGKKPVYQACNVLLLLCNLACMVAPSAEWLIIFRFVAGCAGASPITQGIGTATDIMTKEKRARAMSVMAFGSVCSPSIGSALGGVIAQAWGWRSCFGFLVLMFMCETYLPVLRRKHAVWSGVGDVNGEISDEKTVALKQPLSSLLYKAAIRPFSLVFEPSILPAIAVTSFFYGLQVWLYIDVPMTYKAVYSFTTTQAGLAFAGMGAGMFAGLIIFGFLTDVIAKRLARNGERLPEHRLPLLSGAAILVVIGLIIYNAAARPEVSYLLPLVGNFLIGSGLFAITMASAVYITDLSPQHAVSSSASLALLRYPSGALFPLMEHAFESATSNSSAKWLVTAAALMTVPLVLWLQYNCEKFRERLRDLS from the exons ATGCCCGAAAACGAGCGCAATGATGGGTACAGTCCGCAGTGTCTGGAAAAAGAAGCCGGCCAGAGTTCCGGGTGGTGCCCATCGGACGACAAACACCTGGAAGAAGTAACTTGTTTCCTGGAGCCGGAGAGCGACGATGTGGAAGCAAATGCCAATATCTGCCCCACGTCGAAGAAATCTCAATTGGATGGGCGCGAGCCCTTCGATCCGATCCTgtggtcgtcgaggaagaagtGGACACATGTGCTTGTGGTAACCTTCATAACCTGCGTCAC ACCGCTGGCATCTGCAGTCTACACACCCGCCTTGGATCAGGTGGTTGGAGACTTCAACATCGAGGATAACCTCACGCTGGCAAATCTGACCGTCTCGGCCTACGTTCTCGGTTTCTCCGCCGGGCCGTTGCTGCTCGCTCCGCTGAGCGAGACTTTCGGCAAGAAACCGGTTTATCAGGCTTGCAACGTGCTCCTGCTTCTATGTAACCTGGCCTGCATGGTcgcgccgtcggccgagTGGCTGATCATCTTCCGCTTCGTGGCTGGATGCGCTGGGGCGAGCCCGATTACCCAGGGCATCGGGACAGCAACGGATATCATGACCAAGGAAAAGCGCGCCCGTGCCATGTCGGTGATGGCGTTTGGAAGCGTCTGCAGCCCTTCGATAGGATCGGCTCTTGGGGGCGTTATTGCTCAGGCCTGGGGATGGAGAAGCTGCTTTGGATTCCTAGTCCTCATG TTCATGTGCGAGACATATCTTCCCGTTCTTCGGCGAAAACATGCCGTGTGGAGTGGCGTTGGTGATGTCAATGGCGAGATCAGTGATGAGAAGACCGTGGCTTTGAAGCAGCCCTTGAGCAGTTTGCTCTACAAGGCTGCGATCCGCCCGTTCTCCCTAGTGTTTGAACCAAGCATTCTGCCGGCTATTGCGGTAACGTCGTTCTTCTATGGCCTCCAGGTATGGCTGTATATCGACGTTCCGATGACATACAAGGCGGTCTACTCCTTCACCACGACCCAGGCGGGGTTGGCCTTCGCGGGAATGGGTGCAGGCATGTTCGCTGGCCTAATCATCTTTGGTTTCCTCACCGACGTCATTGCGAAGAGACTGGCGCGGAACGGAGAAAGGCTGCCTGAGCATCGCCTCCCGTTGCTCAGCGGAGCGGCCATCCTTGTCGTGATCGGCCTGATCATCTACAATGCGGCGGCTCGGCCCGAGGTATCCTATCTGTTGCCGTTGGTCGGTAATTTCTTGATCGGAAGTGGATTGTTTGCCATAACA ATGGCATCTGCCGTGTACATTACCGATCTATCGCCGCAACACGCTGTGTCATCGAGTGCTTCGCTTGCTCTTCTCAGATACCCTTCCGGCGCGCTATTCCCGCTCATGGAGCATGCTTTCGAGTCAGccaccagcaacagcagcgcGAAATGGCTCGTCACCGCAGCAGCGCTTATGACAGTGCCGCTTGTGCTTTGGTTGCAGTATAACTGCGAAAAGTTCCGGGAGAGACTTCGCGATCTATCGTGA
- a CDS encoding SPX domain-containing protein, which produces MKFSHSIQFNAVPDWSSHYIAYSNLKKLIYQLEKTVHQTSSGDAESRPLIRNEDPEEVFSRALGVELEKICSFYVSKEGELLDEVNQLLGDVGNHSSEDDENDGEPRRSFGSASRPGLSVPNGRRTSVSVDGNIEDSDDDDDDDETTGLTKSRSSLGGGRRKTVPNLGQSTTDMTASTELTLGRSLRRYSTAQDDMPDQTFLYSSGIMLKKRIISLYVSLCELKSYVQLNRTGFRKVLKKFDKILDKELRVKYMSANIDSAYPFKVENIKTIEENISKMEKAYAEIVTNGDEGLAKRDLRSHLREHVVWERNTVWRDMIGMERRAEAASLGRTLLGRDGATGLRRLQGDDELAPVTKEVVTPVGRFVVPTWVASTPLLTLLISVVVFFLLIFLPIMEKPEQQNCLALLVFVSILWATEAIPLFVTSLMIPFLCVVLTVVRSDDKPHRRLDAKATTAYIFSAMWTPVIMLLLGGFTLAAALSKCKIDKRLATFVLSKAGTTPRTVLIANMLVAAFASMLISNVAAPVLCFSIIEPMLRTLPSESNMSKAVIMGIALASNIGGMLSPIASPQNVVAIGIMKPAPTWIQWFFIVIPVGIVSLLLIWVLLLITFQPSKGTTISPIRPVKEKFTGIQWFVSIVTLVTIGLWCASHQMESIFGDMGVIAIIPIVLFFGIGILTKEDFNNFPWTIIILAAGGLSLGKAVKSSGLLHTVAGIVTKEVEGMSLYVVLVVFSALILVIATFISHTVAALIILPLVFDVGISMDEPHPNLLVMGGVLMCSAAMGLPTSGFPNMTAIMKEDPTGQRYLRVKHFISRGVPSSIITLVVVVTMGYGLMRVAGLD; this is translated from the exons ATGAAGTTCTCCCACAGCATACAGTTTAATGCTGTTCCGGACTGGAGCAGTCATTACATTGCCTACAGCAATCTCAAGAAGCT GATATACCAGCTCGAGAAGACCGTCCACCAAACATCGTCAGGAGACGCCGAATCGAGACCCCTTATCCGAAACGAAGACCCCGAAGAAGTTTTCAGCCGTGCGCTTGGCGTCGAGTTGGAGAAGATCTGCTCTTTTTACGTTtccaaggagggcgagcttctcgacgaggtcaaCCAGTTGCTTGGAGACGTCGGCAACCATTCctccgaggacgacgaaaATGATGGGGAGCCGAGACGGTCTTTTGGCAGCGCGTCCCGTCCCGGGTTGTCGGTGCCCAACGGCAGACGGACCTCTGTCTCGGTCGATGGCAACATTGAAGAcagcgacgatgacgacgacgacgacgaaacaACAGGACTGACGAAAAGTCGATCCAGTCTTGGCGGTGGTAGACGCAAGACGGTCCCGAACCTCGGGCAGTCGACAACAGacatgacggcgtcgaccgaGTTAACGCTGGGAAGGTCGTTGCGGCGGTACAGCACCGCGCAGGACGATATGCCCGATCAGACATTTCTGTACTCCTCGGGTATCATGTTGAAGAAGCGGATCATTAGCCTCTATGTCTCGCTCTGCGAGCTCAAGTCATATGTACAGCTGAACAGGACCGGCTTCAGGAAGGTTTTGAAGAAGTTCGACAAGATCTTGGACAAGGAACTGCGAGTCAAGTACATGAGCGCCAACATTGACTCTGCGTACCCCTTCAAGGTGGAGAACATCAAGACCATCGAAGAGAACATCTCCAAGATGGAAAAGGCGTATGCCGAGATTGTCACGAATGGTGACGAGGGACTTGCCAAACGCGATCTCAGGTCTCACCTCCGGGAGCATGTCGTCTGGGAACGCAACACTGTCTGGCGAGACATGATCGGAATGGAGCGCCGCGCGGAGGCTGCCAGCCTGGGAAGAACGCTTCTGGGTAGAGATGGCGCGACCGGTTTGAGGCGACTTCAGGGTGACGATGAGCTTGCCCCAGTAACCAAGGAGGTCGTGACCCCCGTTGGCCGTTTCGTCGTGCCAACATGGGTCGCTAGCACACCGCTGCTTACCCTTCTGATCTCTgttgtcgtcttcttcctgctcATTTTCCTGCCCATCATGGAGAAACCCGAGCAACAGAACTGCCTAGCTTTGCTGGTGTTTGTCAGCATCCTGTGGGCTACCGAG GCCATCCCGTTGTTCGTCACGTCACTTATGATACCCTTCCTATGTGTTGTCTTGACTGTTGTCCGGTCCGATGACAAGCCTCACAGGAGACTTGACGCAAAGGCCACCACGGCCTAcatcttctcggccatgtGGACGCCTGTCATTATGCTTCTGCTGGGCGGCTTCACGCTTGCGGCTGCCCTGTCAAAGTGCAAGATCGACAAGCGTCTTGCGACCTTCGTGCTTAGCAAAGCAGGCACCACTCCACGCACCGTCCTCATTGCCAACATGCTTGTCGCTGCCTTTGCCAGTATGCTGATCAGCAACGTCGCCGCACCAGTACTTTGCTTCTCCATTATCGAG CCAATGCTGCGAACGCTACCTTCTGAGTCCAACATGTCCAAGGCCGTCATCATGGGCATCGCGCTTGCCTCTAACATTGGCGGCATGCTGTCGCCCATTGCTTCGCCCCAGAACGTtgtcgccatcggcatcatGAAGCCGGCGCCCACCTGGATTCAGTGGTTCTTTATTGTCATTCCCGTTGGCATTGTCTCGCTGCTTCTCATTTGGGTTTTGCTGTTGATCACCTTCCAACCGAGCAAGGGGACTACCATCTCCCCGATCCGTCCTGTCAAGGAGAAGTTCACCGGCATTCAGTGGTTTGTTTCCATTGTCACGCTCGTTACGATTGGACTGTGGTGCGCAAGCCATCAGATGGAGTCCATATTTGGCGACATGGGTGTCATCGCTATCATTCCCATAGTACTCTTCTTCGGTATCGGTATCTTGACCAAAGAAGACTTCAACAACTTCCCATggaccatcatcatccttGCTGCTGGAGGTTTGTCATTGGGCAAAGCTGTCAAGTCATCTGGTCTCCTGCATACCGTTGCTGGCATCGTTAccaaggaggtcgaggggaTGAGCCTTTACGTTGTTCTCGTTGTCTTCTCGGCactcatcctcgtcatcgccactTTCATCAGCCACACTGTCGCGGCTCTCATCATCCTTCCGTTGGTATTTGACGTAGGTATCAGCATGGACGAACCTCATCCCAACCTATTGGTCATGGGCGGAGTCCTGATGTGCAGTGCTGCTATGGGTCTGCCCACCAGCGGTTTCCCCAACATGA CTGCCATCATGAAGGAGGACCCAACGGGCCAGAGGTATCTCAGAGTGAAGCACTTCATCAGTCGAGGTGTGCCCAGCAGTATCATCACCCTGGTTGTTGTGGTCACCATGGGTTACGGCTTGATGAGGGTAGCTGGGCTAGACTAA
- a CDS encoding Kinetochore protein spc-25: MSSAFRESSLSASLNRQSLAATPSVAETLPNANFGFEELRDRMTKFTSKFDTFIEQGRKRVLEERNQFRMNVAELQEDQRMKKKDIEILQLKTSTHQQTVAKEKAETREMQAAIAQLSEERDKHIATRDALKKQIEETQREIDARLAAQRAHTKQLEAQSRFNVPELEFWQQNLGLRIEGAGQDDRLKFVYTYVDDQDWEREAWFELNTSSRDYDIRHCRPKLERERVERVLDQLNETRELAVLLKGMRELFVEAMKN; the protein is encoded by the exons ATGTCTTCCGCATTCCGAGAATCGTCGCTGtcagccagcctcaaccGCCAGTCATTGGCGGCGACTCCGTCGGTCGCAGAGACGCTGCCAAATGCGAACTTTGGCTTCGAAGAGCTCCGCGATCGTATGACCAAATTCACTTCGAAATTCGACACGTTTATCGAGCAAGGCAGAAAGCGcgtgctggaggagagaaaTCAATTCCGCATGAACGTGGCAGAACTTCAAG AGGACCAACgcatgaagaagaaggataTTGAGATTCTCCAACTCAAGACCAGCACACACCAACAGACGGTCGCCAAAGAAAAGGCAGAAACCCGCGAAATGCAAGCAGCCATCGCACAACTATCAGAAGAACGCGACAAGCACATTGCGACACGAGACGCCCTCAAGAAGCAGATAGAGGAGACACAGCGAGAGATTGACGCCAGGCTGGCGGCACAGCGGGCACACACGAAGCAGCTCGAAGCGCAGTCGCGGTTCAACGTACCCGAGCTCGAGTTCTGGCAGCAGAATCTGGGACTGCGCATTGAAGGCGCAGGGCAGGACGACCGGCTCAAGTTTGTCTATACGTACGTCGACGACCAGGActgggagagagaggcgtGGTTCGAGCTTAATACGTCGAGCCGGGACTACGACATTCGGCACTGCCGACCCAAGCTGGAGCGCGAGCGGGTGGAGCGGGTGCTGGACCAGCTTAACGAGACGAGAGAGCTGGCGGTGCTGCTCAAGGGTATGCGAGAGCTGTTCGTCGAGGCGATGAAGAATTAG
- a CDS encoding Myocyte-specific enhancer factor 2d: MIGCPQISSINYHPHSHRIIVTSREPSNTCDIYLFSPPKSASNDDRPLWLLDRANHLRHTSFNTGRREGVVNQTTPAPPSSSSLTCVIGTSYGLLKLTSDERIHWLGPARPRPGPAEGDFFDQSFLPSNPNVLLAGGRNRDVRMIDMRVKWSEWDNIPVGPVARLRAVNPHQFLAAGPRSRMALYDIRYRQRKPNGAKPVVEFAGYRNEAHMHIGWDVDLDSGVVAAAHDDGRVGVYSLLSGRRLMCPAVDAVAARTPVRSLQFQTMPGRRHPSLFVGVGPNLKMFSIGALGEDDEC, from the exons ATGATCGGTTGTCCCCAGATCTCATCCATCAACTATCATCCGCACTCACACCGTATAATCGTCACCTCCCGTGAACCAAGCAACACGTGTGACATCTAcctcttctcccctcccaaGTCCGCCTCGAACGACGACCGGCCTCTCTGGCTGCTCGACAGAG CAAATCATCTCCGCCACACCTCCTTCAACACTGGCCGCCGCGAAGGCGTCGTGAACCAAACaacaccggcgccgccctcctcttcctccttgacCTGCGTCATCGGTACCTCCTACGGCCTCCTCAAGCTCACGTCGGACGAACGAATCCACTGGCTTGGCCCGGCCCGTCCGCGCCCGGGCCCTGCCGAGGGCGATTTCTTCGACCAGTCCTTCCTCCCCTCTAACCCCAACGTCCTCTTAGCCGGAGGGCGCAACCGCGACGTTCGGATGATCGACATGCGCGTCAAGTGGTCCGAATGGGATAATATCCCCGTCGGGCCCGTGGCGCGCCTAAGAGCTGTGAACCCACATCAGTTCCTCGCCGCGGGGCCACGTTCGCGGATGGCACTGTACGACATCCGTTACCGGCAGCGGAAGCCGAACGGCGCGAAGCCGGTGGTGGAGTTCGCCGGGTACCGGAACGAGGCGCACATGCACATCGGCTGggacgtcgacctcgactcGGGtgtcgtggcggcggcgcacgacgacgggcgcgTGGGCGTGTACTCGCTGCTCTCCGGACGGAGGCTGATGTGTCCCgcggtcgacgccgtcgcggcgaggacgccggtGCGGAGCCTGCAGTTCCAGACGATGCCGGGGCGGAGGCATCCAAGCCTATTCGTGGGCGTGGGGCCGAACCTGAAGATGTTCTCGATTGGAGCGCTCGGGGAGGATGACGAATGTTGA
- a CDS encoding Myocyte-specific enhancer factor 2d → MAPQQRMQIPGYYYGTIHTPHEEKGKYFKIEKNSSAPQGAAWSAANVKRRKIQHREVEAVAARRERLKRHITRSAVLRHPLLGGVLDVEHGLQRERRMRAHAGVPAEDVPAVAWAKGLVDKGEVPFVPSFARQSFPNIPCFYVGGDDVKTGLGVAYATLDEETLIGSYIPTDENER, encoded by the exons ATGGCACCCCAGCAGCGGATGCAAATCCCCGGGTATTACTACGGTACTATTCACACCCCCC ATGAGGAAAAGGGCAAGTATTTCAAAATCGAAAAGAACAGTTCGGCGCCTCAGGGCGCCGCCTGGTCCGCGGCTAACGTCAAGCGCCGCAAGATCCAGCACCGTgaggtcgaggccgttgCCGCGCGCCGTGAGCGCCTGAAGCGCCACATCACCCGCTCAGCCGTCCTCCGGCATccgctcctcggcggtgttctcgacgtcgaacaCGGGCTTCAGCGTGAGCGGCGGATGCGCGCTCACGCAGGCGTGCCTGCGGAGGACGTCCCCGCAGTCGCTTGGGCCAAGGGTCTTGTGGATAAGGGCGAGGTGCCGTTCGTGCCCAGCTTCGCGAGGCAGAGTTTCCCCAACATTCCGTGCTTCTATGTTGGTGGGGATGATGTCAAAACGGGACTCGGGGTTGCGTATGCGA CTTTGGATGAGGAGACGTTGATAGGATCATACATCCCCACCGATGAGAACGAGAGGTGA